A single genomic interval of Zingiber officinale cultivar Zhangliang chromosome 4A, Zo_v1.1, whole genome shotgun sequence harbors:
- the LOC121972925 gene encoding uncharacterized protein LOC121972925, with protein sequence METSRRQRGPIADRFLGLFAASPRSTIHAVGDELHEDDDAFWFGSESSHLDPIRTTSLGPAPPTSVVTDEGPRLVYRRSYGILDALSDDDKKPHAFIYRRVTFVASPPAARAESSPVLSARMIPVMSKPKLDYSRSMPAGKIYQQSAPVNVPAMSTSVAPKLKKWWEELDMEGGDGDRDGHEMLPPHEIVARASGNRSPMFTFSVLEGAGRTLKGRDLRRVRNAVLEKTGGEIAGDTDMFDDFVKEMLSYL encoded by the exons ATGGAGACCTCTCGCCGCCAGAGAGGCCCCATCGCGGATCGCTTCCTGGGCCTCTTCGCTGCATCCCCGCGGTCCACCATCCACGCCGTGGGGGATGAGCTCCACGAGGACGACGATGCCTTCTGGTTTGGTTCGGAATCCAGCCACCTTGACCCAATCCGCACCACCTCCCTTGGACCCGCGCCTCCCACCTCCGTGGTCACCGACGAGGGACCTCGCCTCGTCTACCGCCGGAGTTACGGCATCCTAGACGCTCTATCGGACGATGACAAGAAGCCGCACGCTTTCATCTACAGGAGGGTTACCTTCGTTGCGTCCCCACCCGCCGCGCGCGCGGAGTCGTCCCCGGTGCTTTCCGCCCGGATGATACCCGTGATGTCCAAGCCGAAATTGGATTACTCAAGGTCGATGCCCGCCGGGAAGATCTACCAGCAGTCAGCGCCAGTCAATGTGCCTGCGATGTCGACGTCGGTGGCGCCCAAGCTGAAGAAATGGTGGGAGGAGCTCGACATGGAGGGAGGCGACGGCGACCGGGATGGGCACGAGATGCTTCCACCGCACGAGATTGTGGCGAGGGCTTCCGGGAACAGGTCGCCCATGTTCACCTTCTCCGTGCTAGAGGGCGCTGGGAGGACGCTCAAAGGGAGGGATCTGCGCCGAGTTCGCAATGCTGTGCTCGAGAAGACAG GTGGAGAGATTGCTGGTGACACTGATATGTTTGATGACTTTGTTAAAGAAATGCTTTCTTATTTGTAA
- the LOC121971651 gene encoding vacuolar protein sorting-associated protein 55 homolog: MFSSSILLQILACALYNNWWPMLSALMYVLIPMPCLFFGDGSTRFLTSREGGGWISAAKFLTGASAVGSIAIPAILRHANLIETGAMLIEFTSFFILVCTILCFHRVTLEEDW, encoded by the exons ATGTTTTCGTCTAGCATACTGTTACAGATCCTG GCTTGTGCTTTATACAACAACTGGTGGCCAATGTTATCTG CGCTCATGTATGTTCTGATACCCATGCCATGTCTTTTCTTTGGAGATGGTTCGACACGGTTCTTGACAAGCAGAGAAGGTGGCGG TTGGATCAGTGCTGCCAAGTTTTTGACTGGGGCTTCAGCCGTGGGGAGCATAGCGATTCCAGCAATTTTAAGGCATGCCAACTTGATCGAGACAGGGGCTATGCTAATAGAGTTCACGTCGTTCTTCATCCTCGTTTGCACAATTCTTTGTTTCCATCGAGTAACTCTCGAGGAAGATTGGTGA